In Zingiber officinale cultivar Zhangliang chromosome 3B, Zo_v1.1, whole genome shotgun sequence, a single window of DNA contains:
- the LOC121967893 gene encoding phosphoinositide phosphatase SAC2-like, translating to MRPEPGARDPDRMATEAGEERRIHDEPSDAGRYLNSFELYVTQSKFYMIGRSQSRNFLKVLKIDRSEPSELNIHEDSTTYSEDECKELLNRIHEGNKSTGGLKFVATCYGIVGFFKFLGPYYMLLITERREIGTIFGHTIYAVAKSEIITIPNSTVQSNMTVTRNEDRYMKLFRTVDLTKDFFFSYSYHIMQSLQKNIRQNHPGQMIYETMFIWNEFLTREIHNRVKSTLWTVDLVYGFFKQAKLSIYGEDFWLTLIARRSRHFAGTRFLKRGVNEHGHVANDVETEQIIYKDIPGEIPKRVSSVVQNRGSIPLFWSQETSKLNPKPDIIVKKEKGYQATRLHFENLSKRYGNPIIILNLIKSEEKKPRESILRSEFSDAIEFINKSLPEECSLKYLHWDLHKHSRSKAKNVLKLLGKVAARTLKLTGFFYCEVTPSLRNEGDLRWPKFVMDDGGDHSCNNHSTSNSSNTTDTDEVDMIEDGSQEDNSDILGYDITKIEDHSVGHCSVKSLRCQKGVLRTNCIDCLDRTNVAQYAYGLAALGHQLHALNLARFPSVHLDATLADDLMTYYETMGDTLSLQYGGSAAHNKIFSERRGHWKAAIQSQEFFRTLQRYYSNAYMDVEKQAAIDIFLGHFQPQLDKPAIWEYGSFQHYVGHAFENSRSFIKRSISDGNILHESYAPLSRSKFIHKDLSYSASSGTLHTKNVKHMFDSTLASEISKYEINLTESRNIPVTSDGQLFEDSESTYLYKDWHSNFLNLDSLLSCSNSAEEEINDRSSITNSPFGDHHSTKNVPNVRTKATPVLVNSGFAMKGGNIIKISQPYDNLQAAKTPQTLNSFEHWVMNGETLIH from the exons ATGCGGCCCGAGCCAGGGGCTCGGGATCCGGATAGAATGGCGACGGAGGCCGGAGAGGAGCGGCGGATCCACGACGAGCCATCCGATGCCGGCAGATACCTTAATAGTTTCGAGCTCTACGTAACTCAATCC AAATTTTATATGATTGGAAGGAGCCAGAGCAGAAACTTCTTGAAAGTGTTAAAAATTGACAGGTCAGAACCTTCAGAACTTAATATACACGAAGACTCTACCACATATTCAGAAGATGAATGTAAAGAACTGCTAAATCGAATACATGAGGGAAACAAGTCCACTGGGGGGCTGAAGTTTGTAGCAACTTGTTATGGCATTGTTG GATTTTTCAAATTCTTGGGGCCGTACTATATGCTGCTTATCACCGAAAGAAGAGAGATTGGAACTATATTTGGCCACACAATTTATGCTGTCGCAAAGAGCGAAATTATCACAATTCCAAATTCTACTGTCCAATCTAATATGACCGTTACCAGGAATGAAGACAG GTACATGAAGCTCTTTCGGACAGTAGATCTTACAAAAGATTTCTTTTTTAGCTATTCGTACCATATAATGCAAAGCTTACAGAAAAATATACGCCAGAATCATCCAGGGCAGATGATATACGAGACTATGTTCATATGGAATGAGTTCTTGACTCGCGAAATTCATAATCGTGTTAAAAGTACTCTATGGACAGTTGATTTGGTGTATGGTTTCTTTAAGCAG GCCAAACTTTCAATATATGGAGAAGATTTTTGGTTGACTCTAATTGCTAGGCGCTCACGGCATTTTGCAGGGACCAG GTTTTTGAAGCGAGGTGTCAATGAACATGGGCATGTAGCAAATGATGTTGAGACAGAACAGATTATCTATAAAGACATTCCTGGAGAAATTCCAAAACGTGTGAGTTCTGTAGTTCAGAATAGGGGTTCAATACCTCTGTTTTGGTCTCAAGAAACCTCAAAACTGAACCCAAAGCCCGATATAATAG tgaaaaaagaaaaaggttaTCAGGCTACTCGGCTTCATTTTGAGAATCTCAGCAAAAGATATGGAAATCCTATTATCATTTTGAACTTGATAAAG TCAGAAGAAAAGAAACCTCGGGAATCTATTCTACGTTCAGAATTTTCTGATGCAATTGAGTTTATCAATAAAAGTTTACCTGAAGAATGTAGCTTGAAGTACCTACACTGGGATCTTCATAAGCATTCTCGAAG CAAAGCTAAAAATGTGCTTAAGCTATTGGGAAAAGTGGCAGCGCGTACCTTAAAGTTAACAGGATTCTTTTATTGTGAAGTAACACCAAGTTTAAGGAATGAAGGTGACTTAAGGTGGCCCAAGTTTGT AATGGATGATGGTGGTGACCATTCTTGTAATAATCATTCTACTAGTAACAGCAGTAACACCACTGACACAGATGAAGTTGATATGATAGAAGATGGATCCCAAGAAGATAATTCTGATATATTGGGATATGATATAACAAAGATTGAGGATCATAGTGTTGGACATTGCTCGGTAAAATCACTTAGGTGTCAGAAAGGTGTCTTGAGAACAAACTGCATTGACTGTTTAGATCGTACAAATGTTGCTCAATATGCCTATGGGTTAGCTGCACTGGGGCATCAACTTCATGCATTAAATTTAGCCCGTTTTCCAAGCGTTCATCTTGATGCCACCCTGGCTGATGATTTGATGACCTATTACGAGACAATGGGAGACACACTTTCTTTGCAATATGGTGGTTCTGCTGCTCACAATAAG ATTTTCTCTGAAAGAAGAGGTCACTGGAAAGCAGCAATCCAGTCCCAAGAGTTCTTTAGAACACTCCAAAGATATTACAGCAATGCTTATATGGATGTTGAAAAGCAGGCTGCAATAGACAT ATTTCTTGGACACTTCCAACCTCAATTGGACAAACCAGCCATCTGGGAGTATGGTTCCTTCCAGCATTATGTGGGTCATGCCTTTGAAAATTCGAG GTCATTTATTAAAAGATCCATATCAGATGGGAACATACTCCATGAAAGTTACGCCCCTCTATCAAGATCTAAGTTTATTCACAAAGATCTCTCATACTCAGCATCATCCGGAACATTACATACAAAGAATGTCAAGCATATGTTTGATTCAACTTTAGCTTCGGAAATTTCAAAATATGAAATAAATCTAACAGAATCCAG GAACATTCCTGTGACGTCTGATGGGCAGCTTTTCGAAGATAGTGAATCCACATACTTGTATAAAGATTGGCATTCAAATTTTCTTAACCTTGATTCTCTTTTATCATGTAGTAATTCTGCTGAGGAAGAGATAAATGACAG GTCTTCGATAACTAATTCTCCATTTGGGGATCATCATTCTACTAAGAATGTTCCCAATGTGAGAACTAAGGCAACACCAGTTCTCGTGAATAGTGGGTTTGCCATGAAG GGAGGCAATATAATCAAAATATCGCAGCCTTACGACAACCTTCAAGCAGCTAAGACGCCACAAACTTTGAATAGCTTCGAGCACTGGGTTATGAACGGAGAGACTTTAATCCATTGA
- the LOC121967895 gene encoding kinetochore protein SPC24 homolog — translation MASPRKRVDIQHLLSLGDDLLGVLKNKKDEEGMMKIMEGLKLLSSSCQVDANETEKSIKDYQKKIQSCKENIDRIKDGTDPDVELEHLQHQLDEKLQEEQLLQQELRVIRDELIDLEHQRVSIEERRDTFKKREKDLDRARNLLSMCASVTNIIPDFEDPTKISGMVVDRNKKSVKKFEYERTESPLDVCNKLWKMV, via the exons ATGGCGAGCCCCCGAAAAAGAGTGGACATTCAGCACCTTCTTTCACTCGGAGATGATCTCCTAGGTGTTTTGAAGAATAAGAAGGATGAGGAAGGGATGATGAAAATCATGGAAGGGTTGAAGCTGCTTTCTTCCTCATGTCAAGTTGATGCCAATGAAACTGAGAAGTCAATAAAAG ATTATCAGAAAAAGATACAATCATGCAAAGAGAATATTGACAGAATAAAAGATGGAACAGATCCTGATGTTGAACTTGAACATCTTCAACATCAGTTGGATGAGAAACTGCAAGAGGAACAACTGCTACAGCAAGAACTAAG AGTAATTAGAGATGAACTCATTGATTTAGAACATCAGAGAGTTTCTATTGAAGAGCGTAGGGACACGTtcaagaaaagagagaaggatTTGGATAGAGCACG AAATTTGCTTTCCATGTGTGCTTCCGTGACCAATATCATTCCAGATTTTGAAGACCCAACCAAGATATCTGGCA TGGTTGTGGATAGGAACAAGAAGTCAGTCAAGAAATTTGAGTATGAGAGAACAGAATCTCCTCTTGATGTTTGCAACAAGCTGTGGAAGATGGTGTAG
- the LOC121967894 gene encoding uncharacterized protein LOC121967894 has protein sequence MERGEMMDKQYAPAARCFCFPCLILSLALVSAAVFIIIFVLKPRKPSFHLHAVEMGSSDAAFSKGSNDSSTMLLLFFVAQNPNKLGIRYSSSELGLVYDSNNMGLIKVPTFFQPAHSTNVSVLVHVFFKRIDVAEIVSEHTSESSSSLGDLEIRVFGGIHVRAHIFNFQLFKTQVFLDCLISAKLTDIVLSKLFITAAKSRKTFLLSSLPHLTQKCSMALCI, from the exons ATGGAGAGAGGAGAGATGATGGACAAACAATATGCTCCAGCTGCAAGGTGCTTCTGCTTCCCTTGCTTGATCCTGAGCCTTGCACTCGTATCTGCAGCAGTTTTCATCATAATATTTGTCCTAAAGCCAAGGAAGCCCAGCTTCCATCTGCACGCAGTAGAAATGGGTTCTTCAGATGCAGCTTTCAGCAAGGGATCGAATGACTCTTCGACAATGCTTTTACTGTTTTTTGTTGCTCAGAACCCCAATAAGCTTGGCATCAGATACAGCTCCTCAGAGCTTGGACTTGTCTACGACAGCAACAACATGGGGCTGATCAAAGTTCCTACATTTTTTCAACCAGCTCATAGCACAAACGTCAGTGTCTTGGTGCATGTCTTCTTCAAGAGAATCGATGTTGCCGAAATTGTCAGTGAACATACCTCTGAAAGTTCATCGAGCCTCGGCGATCTGGAGATCAGAGTATTCGGTGGAATTCATGTTCGAGCTCACATCTTTAACTTTCAGCTGTTCAAGACTCAG GTTTTCCTTGATTGTCTGATCAGTGCAAAGCTCACTGACATTGTTCTGAGCAAACTATTCATCACTGCAGCTAAATCACGCAAG ACTTTCTTATTATCCAGTTTGCCACACCTCACACAGAAATGTTCAATGGCTCTCTGTATATGA